One region of Equus caballus isolate H_3958 breed thoroughbred chromosome 23, TB-T2T, whole genome shotgun sequence genomic DNA includes:
- the LOC100060619 gene encoding C-C motif chemokine 21, producing MAQSLALSLLVLVLAFCIPWTQGSDGGAQDCCLRYSQRKIPPKAVRSYRKQEPSLGCAIPAVVFSPRKRSQPELCADPKEAWVQQLMQRLDKPPARQKPVQDCKKDKGGSKSGKKGKGTKGCKRTETPKGP from the exons ATGGCTCAGTCGCTGGCTCTGAGCCTCCTTGTCCTGGTCCTGGCCTTCTGCATCCCCTGGACCCAAG GCAGTGACGGAGGGGCACAGGACTGTTGCCTCAGGTACAGCCAGAGGAAGATTCCCCCCAAGGCTGTCCGCAGCTACCGGAAGCAGGAGCCAAGCTTGGGCTGCGCCATCCCGGCTGTCGT GTTCTCACCTCGGAAGCGCTCTCAGCCAGAGCTGTGTGCCGACCCTAAGGAGGCCTGGGTGCAGCAGCTGATGCAGCGTCTGGACAAGCCACCAGCCCGACAGAAACCAGTCCAGGACTGCAAGAAGGATAAGGGGGGCTCCAAGTCTGGCAAGAAGGGAAAGGGCACCAAAGGCTGtaagag GACTGAGACTCCGAAAGGACCATAG